Proteins encoded by one window of Cellvibrio sp. KY-GH-1:
- the traD gene encoding type IV conjugative transfer system coupling protein TraD encodes MAYGLAGTLTLVSPAVLMGALSTPSLTYGIAAGLFARCGQRFLQARKLLKYQYEMHVLPGFTIDSNDIPISKENLYLGLGFEWTARHTQRRVDFDRQEFDWHRYRHQTWQYKAARTLEKVLRRSAITAWMAWASSTQAWYNPVAPIPYVEGNPEIHAVGLWEGEVPIYERQAERVAHTFVVGTTRVGKTRLAEVLITQDIHNNEIVIIFDPKGDPDLLKRTYIEAVKAGRAHQFYCFHLGYPEISARYNPVGSFSRITEPASRIAGQLPGEGNSAAFREFAWRYVNVISKAITALGKPISYETLLAYGSDIDPLLLEYLSFVFAQPQSESALHRAGCGDWNKAIKAIAESDRKPSDKAQASRDRKTWAAVEIYKEAKIVDPVAHALIKTFEYEKTFYDKLVASLFPLLEKLTSGPTAELLSPNYDDLNDPRPIFDWSEIIRTGGIVYCGFDALTDAEVAQAVSSSMFADLTSTAGSIYKFGQTQGLSAELASLQTKRKICIHADEFNELVGKEFVPMANKAGGAGFQLTVYTQTLSDIKARFGDDAKAGQVIGNLGNLIMLRVKEHATAELLTKLLPNVEVNHLTLVSGTSDDTNPDSPNDFTSNTQQRISTKEIPLVATGDLTRLPKGHAYAMLGGKLYKLRIPQFKATGELPDDLDFLYTKMRETYDNGSANDEWFNVADIKVAA; translated from the coding sequence ATGGCATACGGACTTGCTGGCACACTTACATTAGTGTCGCCGGCGGTGCTTATGGGTGCGTTGAGCACACCATCACTGACGTATGGAATTGCGGCAGGATTATTTGCGCGTTGTGGCCAGCGCTTTTTGCAAGCGCGAAAATTGTTGAAGTACCAATACGAAATGCACGTACTGCCGGGATTCACCATCGACAGTAATGACATTCCGATTTCAAAAGAAAATTTATATTTAGGTCTGGGATTTGAATGGACAGCGCGGCATACGCAGCGCCGTGTTGATTTTGATCGACAGGAATTTGATTGGCATCGTTACCGTCACCAAACATGGCAATACAAAGCAGCACGCACTTTGGAAAAAGTATTGCGTCGTTCGGCGATCACTGCATGGATGGCATGGGCAAGTTCAACGCAAGCCTGGTATAACCCTGTCGCTCCAATTCCTTACGTCGAAGGCAATCCCGAAATTCACGCTGTAGGTTTATGGGAAGGTGAAGTTCCCATTTATGAGCGTCAAGCGGAACGTGTTGCACACACGTTTGTTGTAGGCACGACCCGCGTCGGAAAAACGAGGCTTGCCGAAGTTCTCATCACACAAGATATTCACAACAATGAAATCGTGATTATCTTTGATCCTAAAGGCGATCCTGACTTACTTAAACGAACTTACATTGAAGCGGTTAAAGCGGGTCGTGCACATCAGTTTTATTGTTTCCATCTGGGATATCCAGAAATTTCTGCGCGCTATAACCCTGTCGGTTCATTCAGTCGTATTACTGAACCTGCATCCCGTATCGCAGGGCAATTACCCGGTGAAGGTAACTCGGCGGCATTCCGCGAATTTGCCTGGCGTTATGTGAATGTTATTTCCAAAGCGATCACAGCACTGGGCAAACCAATTTCCTACGAAACCTTGCTGGCCTATGGTTCCGATATCGATCCATTGTTGCTGGAATATTTGTCATTCGTATTTGCACAACCACAATCCGAGAGTGCATTGCATCGCGCAGGATGCGGTGATTGGAATAAAGCCATTAAAGCCATTGCTGAGTCTGATCGCAAACCTTCCGATAAGGCACAAGCATCACGTGATCGTAAGACATGGGCAGCGGTTGAGATTTACAAAGAAGCCAAAATTGTTGATCCGGTTGCGCATGCGCTAATCAAAACCTTCGAATACGAAAAAACATTCTACGACAAACTGGTTGCGTCACTTTTCCCTCTGTTGGAAAAATTAACCTCAGGCCCCACTGCTGAATTGCTTTCACCGAATTACGACGATTTGAATGATCCGCGCCCAATTTTTGATTGGAGCGAAATTATTCGCACCGGTGGAATTGTTTATTGTGGCTTTGATGCATTGACAGATGCAGAAGTTGCACAAGCGGTCAGTAGCTCCATGTTTGCTGACCTCACATCAACAGCGGGTTCAATTTATAAATTTGGCCAAACACAAGGCTTGTCTGCCGAATTAGCTTCACTTCAAACGAAACGCAAAATTTGTATTCACGCTGATGAGTTTAACGAGCTTGTGGGCAAAGAGTTTGTCCCGATGGCGAACAAAGCCGGTGGTGCCGGATTCCAGCTGACGGTTTACACACAAACCTTATCGGATATCAAAGCGCGCTTTGGTGATGATGCGAAAGCAGGCCAAGTTATCGGTAACTTGGGCAACCTGATTATGTTGCGTGTGAAGGAGCATGCAACGGCGGAGTTGCTGACAAAACTATTACCGAATGTCGAAGTAAATCATCTGACGTTGGTGTCGGGTACCTCGGATGACACGAACCCTGATAGCCCGAATGATTTTACCTCCAATACACAACAACGTATTTCCACCAAGGAAATCCCACTGGTTGCTACCGGTGATTTGACGCGCTTACCGAAAGGTCATGCCTACGCGATGCTCGGTGGAAAACTTTATAAGTTGCGTATCCCTCAATTCAAAGCCACTGGCGAATTGCCGGATGATCTTGATTTCTTGTACACCAAAATGCGTGAGACCTACGACAACGGAAGTGCAAATGATGAATGGTTTAACGTTGCTGACATCAAGGTGGCTGCATGA
- a CDS encoding DUF3487 family protein produces the protein MSEHDDPLADAVNQEPIVYYDCTQTELMTSILIGAVAGLIIGVILGIAIGIIMFGIVIGLIIGLGISWGLLEWLKYIRQKYYLTWFKEKVLLMKINFGLVNTKYIGDSKRFGKGARRG, from the coding sequence ATGTCAGAACATGATGATCCGTTAGCAGATGCGGTTAACCAGGAACCCATTGTTTATTACGACTGCACGCAAACCGAGTTGATGACTTCAATTTTGATTGGTGCGGTGGCGGGATTAATTATCGGTGTGATTCTCGGCATCGCTATCGGAATCATCATGTTCGGCATCGTGATTGGTTTGATTATCGGTCTGGGTATTTCGTGGGGTTTGTTGGAATGGCTGAAATACATTCGCCAGAAATACTACCTCACCTGGTTTAAGGAAAAGGTGTTGTTGATGAAGATCAATTTCGGCTTGGTTAACACCAAGTATATCGGTGATTCAAAACGTTTTGGAAAAGGAGCGCGCCGTGGGTGA
- a CDS encoding DUF4400 domain-containing protein, with translation MTVQRTERPARPKRPGVWAWLAQTTIGNVFRLAGWSLAAICVSVLIEWVGMIKFWEPDHSRKILELEITYLGAYNRNFITGLYPQDVATTFMGWADKAVSILHLREISNWFAADVSSFMMIIAYGLDAMINTIFIFAVRSAICVSAMSGFVLVGLVSFIDGLVERDIRKACGGIESAMLYHRAKRILIPILFLSFGGYLTAPISIHPTLVFLPVMAVFAIAVFVTARSFKKFL, from the coding sequence ATGACCGTCCAACGCACTGAACGTCCAGCTCGGCCGAAGCGGCCGGGTGTATGGGCTTGGTTAGCGCAAACCACCATAGGCAATGTGTTTCGTTTGGCTGGCTGGTCGTTGGCCGCTATTTGTGTATCGGTGCTTATTGAATGGGTAGGCATGATTAAATTTTGGGAGCCAGACCATTCCCGAAAAATTCTCGAACTGGAAATAACTTATCTTGGTGCGTACAACCGTAATTTTATTACAGGGCTTTATCCCCAAGATGTTGCTACCACTTTTATGGGTTGGGCAGATAAAGCTGTATCCATTTTGCATTTGCGTGAGATTTCAAACTGGTTTGCCGCCGATGTAAGTAGCTTCATGATGATCATTGCTTATGGGCTTGATGCAATGATTAACACGATTTTTATTTTTGCAGTACGTAGTGCGATTTGTGTCAGCGCGATGTCGGGATTTGTGCTGGTGGGACTGGTGTCCTTTATCGATGGTTTGGTGGAGCGCGATATACGCAAAGCGTGTGGAGGAATTGAATCGGCCATGTTGTACCATCGCGCAAAACGAATACTGATACCGATCTTGTTTTTATCTTTTGGTGGTTATCTCACCGCGCCTATTTCAATTCATCCAACACTGGTATTCCTGCCGGTGATGGCGGTATTTGCGATTGCTGTTTTTGTGACGGCAAGAAGTTTCAAGAAATTTTTGTAA
- a CDS encoding PFL_4695 family integrating conjugative element protein, whose protein sequence is MIRLLLLVCLLTIVSPWVMAQPEVIADFGGRETEFPKKSQLKQQLLQRKSLADNVPLAKAPDHFPVRSTLTVGIVESMKHSYQVTRPIFIVGVDSLSIEWLIANKAHLKAIGAQGIVTNVSSQEQMNFLRARAPDLTLSAVPVDDIARIYGVQHYPVLIDKEDIKQ, encoded by the coding sequence ATGATTCGATTATTACTTTTGGTATGTCTGTTGACGATTGTTTCTCCCTGGGTAATGGCTCAACCGGAAGTCATTGCCGATTTTGGCGGTCGAGAAACTGAATTTCCAAAAAAGTCACAACTCAAGCAGCAACTTCTGCAACGAAAATCATTGGCGGACAACGTACCACTGGCCAAAGCACCGGATCATTTTCCAGTTAGATCGACTTTGACGGTTGGCATTGTTGAATCGATGAAGCATTCCTATCAAGTGACTCGGCCGATCTTTATTGTCGGTGTCGATAGCCTGTCCATTGAATGGCTGATTGCCAATAAAGCACACCTGAAAGCCATTGGTGCACAAGGCATAGTCACGAATGTGTCTTCACAAGAGCAAATGAATTTTTTGCGTGCACGCGCACCGGACTTAACCCTGAGTGCGGTTCCTGTTGATGACATCGCACGCATTTACGGCGTACAGCATTACCCTGTATTGATTGATAAAGAGGATATCAAACAATGA
- a CDS encoding RAQPRD family integrative conjugative element protein — protein sequence MKNMLAVLMSAALIFSHSVLAEVDTTTEAEKRYLIKVAQELKHLDELAAKAASNADPDARVTLDYVALRNDLQEMRRALEAHLQKPSRSPRRIDELTFAGRTAQ from the coding sequence ATGAAAAATATGTTAGCGGTGTTGATGAGTGCTGCACTCATCTTCAGTCACTCTGTGTTAGCAGAAGTTGATACCACAACAGAAGCAGAAAAGCGTTATTTGATCAAAGTTGCTCAAGAATTAAAGCATCTTGATGAGCTGGCTGCGAAAGCGGCGAGCAATGCGGATCCGGATGCACGGGTCACACTGGATTATGTTGCATTGCGAAATGACCTGCAGGAAATGCGTAGAGCCCTGGAAGCGCATTTACAGAAGCCGTCACGTAGTCCCCGTCGTATAGACGAATTGACTTTTGCAGGTCGCACCGCGCAATGA
- a CDS encoding DUF2895 family protein, giving the protein MGDARNALHSRDSHIWTLRIALVLAFALALFQSYVNYQRQNEITVHVPPDLSKGATLKPGALQKPNAYSFAHYVWSGLNDWPESGKTDYKKNIEKYKCLITPEFETWLKRNLAHKNKGGELDRTRSLTEELFYQEGFVSDVGANVVSVAMVMKLQERVGAMRIKNVTMNYSLRIVPDLRRCNEMGMAVDGFMVDPTRAENEAEEKSKKERANKS; this is encoded by the coding sequence GTGGGTGATGCACGCAACGCGCTTCATTCGCGCGACTCACATATTTGGACGCTTCGTATTGCTTTGGTTTTGGCATTTGCGCTGGCGTTGTTCCAGTCGTATGTAAATTACCAGCGACAAAACGAAATTACGGTACATGTTCCGCCTGATTTGTCGAAGGGGGCCACGTTAAAGCCCGGTGCACTACAGAAGCCTAATGCATATTCCTTTGCACATTACGTGTGGAGCGGATTGAACGACTGGCCTGAATCGGGAAAAACGGATTACAAAAAAAATATCGAAAAATATAAATGTTTAATTACACCTGAATTTGAAACTTGGCTAAAACGAAATTTGGCACACAAAAATAAAGGTGGCGAGCTTGATCGCACGCGGTCGTTAACCGAGGAATTGTTTTATCAGGAAGGATTTGTCAGTGATGTAGGCGCGAATGTGGTCAGTGTGGCTATGGTTATGAAGCTTCAGGAACGTGTCGGAGCGATGAGGATCAAGAACGTCACCATGAATTACTCACTCCGCATAGTGCCCGATTTGCGACGCTGCAATGAAATGGGCATGGCGGTCGATGGTTTTATGGTAGACCCGACCCGCGCTGAAAATGAGGCCGAAGAAAAGAGTAAAAAAGAGAGGGCGAACAAGTCATGA
- a CDS encoding transglycosylase SLT domain-containing protein produces the protein MTSRCMVIMFLAVSFISSACHAEIPRAYRIIADHYGMPADVFFAVTLQESSKAGNGKTLPWPWTLNIDEKPFYFDTREEAEAALISAMTRAAREGRVGKVAVGLGQIYMPSHANNFTSPLQALDPTINLNYAARLLVKHYVWTVEQGDPDWWIAVGKYYSPGNGPKGKAQAKSYRQLVFNRCLRFSERCYEYGQSMLPEREGGAG, from the coding sequence ATGACAAGTCGTTGCATGGTGATTATGTTTCTAGCGGTGAGTTTTATTTCATCGGCTTGTCATGCAGAAATACCTCGTGCCTATCGCATCATTGCAGATCATTACGGTATGCCTGCTGATGTATTTTTTGCAGTCACGCTACAAGAAAGCAGCAAGGCAGGAAATGGAAAGACTTTACCTTGGCCATGGACACTCAACATTGATGAGAAACCATTTTATTTTGATACACGTGAAGAGGCCGAAGCGGCATTAATCAGCGCAATGACACGCGCAGCGCGTGAAGGTCGTGTGGGAAAAGTGGCTGTGGGTTTGGGGCAAATTTACATGCCCTCACATGCCAACAACTTTACATCACCGCTGCAAGCGTTAGATCCTACTATCAATTTGAATTATGCCGCACGACTGCTGGTAAAGCACTATGTATGGACAGTTGAGCAAGGTGATCCGGATTGGTGGATTGCCGTCGGAAAATACTACAGCCCGGGCAACGGCCCCAAAGGTAAAGCCCAAGCGAAGTCCTATCGCCAATTAGTTTTTAATCGTTGCTTACGTTTTAGTGAGCGTTGTTATGAATACGGCCAGTCCATGCTGCCTGAGCGTGAAGGCGGTGCAGGATGA